Proteins found in one Deinococcus fonticola genomic segment:
- a CDS encoding DUF4259 domain-containing protein, translated as MAIWGYGSFDNDSARDFTAEVVQDGEVALREAFEVVLDPDMDYVEVEEGARALAAAEILAAVLTGDTQRLTDAGLRSWVQNADKTSPSDLRGLAAEALNRVLAPESELPEQWEDTADSGAWLSDVQRLRSTLG; from the coding sequence ATGGCCATTTGGGGGTATGGCAGTTTCGACAACGACAGCGCCAGGGACTTCACGGCGGAAGTCGTTCAGGACGGGGAGGTCGCCTTGCGTGAGGCCTTCGAGGTGGTGCTTGACCCGGACATGGATTATGTCGAGGTCGAGGAAGGTGCGCGGGCGCTGGCGGCGGCTGAAATTCTTGCCGCTGTGCTGACGGGCGACACGCAACGCCTCACCGATGCGGGGCTAAGGTCCTGGGTTCAGAATGCCGATAAGACCAGCCCCAGTGACCTGCGGGGCCTCGCGGCGGAAGCGCTGAACCGGGTTCTGGCACCGGAAAGTGAACTGCCGGAACAGTGGGAAGACACCGCGGATAGCGGGGCCTGGCTCTCGGACGTGCAACGCCTGCGCTCAACCCTCGGCTAA
- the dusA gene encoding tRNA dihydrouridine(20/20a) synthase DusA, translated as MIRALPPYTLSVAPMMDWTDRHCRVFHRTLTKQTLLYTEMVTTGAILHGDRERHLGFSDVEHPLALQLGGSDAAALAECTRMATDYGYDEVNLNCGCPSDRVSSGHFGACLMGTPDVVARAVEAMKAATSLPVTVKHRIGIDDLDSYEHLTHFIRTVEAAGCETFIVHARKAWLSGLSPKENREIPPLRYDVVERVKADFPHLTIVLNGGIQTVEQAQEALTWADGVMIGRAAYQEPFVLSAADRDIFGENVPPVSRLEAIEAFLPYVAEQLAAGQPLNRMMKHTLGLFAGQPGARHFKRTLSEQGHKPGAGLEVVQEALEPFRGVQEPVLAEG; from the coding sequence ATGATTCGCGCCCTGCCCCCCTACACCCTGTCCGTCGCGCCGATGATGGATTGGACGGACAGGCACTGCCGCGTGTTCCACCGCACGTTGACGAAACAGACGCTTCTTTACACGGAGATGGTGACGACGGGCGCCATCCTGCACGGTGACCGCGAGCGGCACCTGGGCTTCAGCGACGTGGAGCACCCGCTGGCCCTGCAACTGGGCGGCAGTGACGCGGCGGCCCTGGCGGAATGCACCCGTATGGCCACAGACTACGGGTACGACGAGGTCAACCTGAACTGCGGCTGCCCCAGTGACCGCGTGAGCAGCGGCCATTTCGGCGCGTGCCTGATGGGAACGCCGGACGTGGTGGCGCGGGCGGTGGAAGCCATGAAGGCCGCCACATCTCTGCCCGTGACGGTGAAGCACCGCATCGGCATCGACGACCTCGACAGTTACGAGCACCTGACGCACTTCATCCGCACAGTGGAAGCGGCGGGCTGCGAGACGTTCATCGTGCACGCCCGCAAAGCGTGGCTGAGCGGCCTGTCCCCGAAGGAAAACCGCGAGATTCCGCCCCTGCGGTACGACGTGGTCGAGCGCGTGAAAGCGGACTTCCCGCACCTGACCATCGTGCTGAACGGCGGCATCCAAACGGTTGAGCAGGCGCAGGAGGCCCTGACTTGGGCGGACGGCGTGATGATCGGCCGGGCAGCTTATCAGGAGCCTTTTGTTCTCTCGGCGGCCGACCGCGACATCTTCGGTGAGAATGTGCCGCCCGTGTCGCGGCTGGAGGCCATTGAGGCGTTCCTGCCCTACGTGGCGGAGCAACTGGCCGCCGGACAGCCCTTAAATCGCATGATGAAGCACACGCTGGGGCTGTTCGCGGGTCAACCCGGCGCACGCCATTTCAAGCGCACCCTGAGCGAGCAGGGGCACAAACCCGGCGCGGGGCTGGAAGTGGTGCAAGAAGCCCTGGAGCCTTTCCGGGGCGTGCAGGAACCCGTTTTAGCCGAGGGTTGA